CTCATAACCCGAAGGTCGCAGGTTCAAATCCTGCCCCCGCCACCATCTGAAGCACGAAAGCCCAGGTCAGCGACCTGGGCTTTCGCAGTTCAGGGGACGTTCCTGCGGATCAGGCGGCCTTCCTCCGGTTGTTCCCACGACGTTCCACCGGCGTCTTGCCGGGCCGCTTCGTAGGATTCTTCGGCTTCTTCGCGGTCGGGCGTGGGTCGGCGAGACGTTCGGCGGTTCGGGCGGCGTCTTCCTGCATGCCGGGCAGGACGTGCTGGTAGGTCTCGAGCGTGTGGGCGATGTGCGCGTGGCCGAGCCGCTCGGAGACGACCTTGACCGGGACTCCTTCCTTGATGAGCAGGCTGCCGTGGGTGTGGCGCAGGTCGTGGAACCGCATCGTGGGGACGCCGGCGTTGTGGACGATCCGCCGGAACGCCTCGTACACGGCGTGGGGATGGACCGGTTCACCGTCGCCGTCGGTGAACACCCAGTCGTCGCTCTCGCTGATGCCGACCGCGGCGAACTCGGCGGCCTGGTAGGCCCGCCAGCCTTCGAGCACGGCGATGGTGGTGGCGTCGAGCTCGATGACGCGGCGGGCGGTCTTGGTCTTGCCGCGGGTCTGGTGGACCTCGTAGCCGACGGCGACGAGCCCGCGGTTGAGGTGCAGCCGCTTCTTGGTGGCGTCGAGGTCGGACCACTTGAGCCCGAGGACTTCGTTGCGGCGCATCCCGGTCATGGCGGTGAGCCAGTAGATCGGGAAGAACCGGTGGCCCGCCGCGGTGCGCAACAGCTGGCGGAGCTCCTCATCCGTCAGCGAGACACCTTCGATCCGTTGCAGCGACCGTTGTTTTGGGGAGATTGTCCCGGGAGATGTTGAAGTAGAGGGGTGGTGGTCCCCCTCCGGGCGGTGCCGATCGGGCATCGTCAGGAGGTCTTCCACAACGACCTGAGAGAGGGACCACCTGATGAAGAACGTAGACGGACTGGCTGTGAGGCTGGTCGATCAGGCCGACGCCGCGCTCGCGCAGATGCCGACGGAGTTGGCGGTGACGCTGACCGACATCGCCTCGGCGTGTCGGGAAGGGCTGATGGCTGTCGCGGTCGAGGCTGGCCTGGCGACCGCGGTAGCGATCATGGCCGATGAGGCTGCCGGGCTGTGTGGCGGGTGGAACGCCCGGGATCCCGAGCGCACTCATGTGCGGGGTGGGACGACCGCGTCGTCGGTGGTGATGGGTGGTCAGCGGCTGCCGATCCGTCGGCCGAGGGTGCGAGCCGCCGACGGCAGTGGTGAGGTTCCGCTCGAGTCGTTCGGGGTGTTCGCTCAGGGCGATCTCCTGAACGCGACGATCATGGAACGGATGCTCGCCGGTGTCGCCACCCGCAGCTTCGAACGGGTCGCGGATCCGATCGGGGAGACGCAGCGGGCGAAGGCTCGTTCGACGTCGAAGTCGACGGTGTCGCGCCGGTTCGTGTCGGGCACGAAGAAGGCGCTCGACAGCCTCCTCGCACGGGACCTGTCCGGGCTCGATGCGGCGGTGTTGATGGTCGACGGAGCCGACTTCGCCGGCGCGATGTGCGTCGTTGCCCTTGTGGTCACTGCTGATGGCACCAAGGTGCCGGTGGGGTTGCGTCTGGGCGACACCGAGAACGCGACGGTCGTGAAGGCGCTGTTGGCGGACCTGGTCGACCGGGGTCTCGATGCGTCGGGTGGCCTGCTGGTCGTGATCGACGGCGCCAAGGCGCTCGCCTCCGCTGTCGCCTCGGTGTTCGGCGATCTCGCCCTGGTGCAGCGCTGTCAGATCCACAAGCGCCGCAACGTCACAGACCACCTCCCCAAGACGGCCCGAGAGGCAGTCGATGCCCGCCTCCGCGGCGCGTTCGCGGACCCGGACCCCGACGCCGGGCTTCGCAAAGCCAAAGCCCTCGCCGCCGAGCTCGACAAGACCCATCCCGACGCTGCCGGCTCCCTGCGTGAAGGGCTCGAGCAGATGTTCACCGTGAGACGTCTCGGCATCGACGGCACCCTTGCTCGCACGCTGGTGTGCACGAACATGATCGAGTCGATGATCTCGATCGCTCGCACCACAACCCGCAACGTGAAGCGTTGGCGCAACGAGGGCGACATGCGCCGACGCTGGTGCGCCGCCGGCCTCCTCGAAGCCGAGAAGAAGTTCCGGCGGGTCCGCGGGCATGCCCAGATGCCCCACCTTGTCGCTGCCCTCGCCCGTCACGCCGAGACTGTCATACCGCCATGCAAGACTGACCAGAGCGAGTCCAACGCTGCATGACAACAGGGACCACCACCCGCAGCGACTTCAACAGCAAACGGGACATCCTCGTTTTGGGGCGCGGGCCACGAGCGCGACGTTGCGGGTCACGAGCCCTCGGCGGTGCGCGTCGGCGAGCGCGCCGCGGATGACGAGATGGATCTCATAGACGGTCTTGGGTGCGAGACCTCGGCCCGTCTCCGGATGGAGCAGCGCCTCGTAGAGCGATTCGATCTGCTGGTACCGGAGCCGCCGGATGCTGGTCCGGCCGAGCGCCGGGAGGATGTGGCGCTGCACGTTGCGCTCATAGCCCCGATAGGTGCTGGTCGCGAGATGCAGCCTCTTCGCCGGCAGCCACTGGCTGGTCAGGTACGCGCCGAAGGTCAACGACCGCACCGCGCCCACCCGCTTGGTCTCGGCGGCGGCGAGCTTCGTGGCGAGCTTCTCCGCCTCTGCCCGATCGGTGCCGGCCGGGTGCCAGCGGCGGATCTCCTTGCCGGTGACCGGGTCGCGGCCTTCGTAGATGACCGCGTAGAAGCGACCCCGGCGTTGTGCCACGTATCCGTTCATGATGTTCCTCCGTGATGGTGTAGATCCCGGCCATCGGGACCCGGAGGAACAATCGGTAGAACGTTCGTCGAGCGGGACGGTTGTCGACACCCCCCGTCTCGAGGTCCCGCTAGGACAAGGGGCGACCCCGCTCACTGATGAGCGGGCGCACTCCATCGCGGCAACCGCTCTTCCACGCGTTCGAGCCCTCCACCGGCGGAGCGGACCGGCTTGGTCGCTCCGCCGGCGAAGGGTTGCCCGTCCGCCAGTCGCTCATGAACCCTGCGGCACCGCCACGGGGATCTGCCTCTGACCGTCCTCGGACTACTGGGGGGCGTCGGCGTAGCGGAGGTAGGGCTTGAACTCCTCGACGTTGTCGAACTGCTTCTTGGCGTCTTCGGTGGACACGGCCATGGCGACGATGACGCGGTCGCCGGGGCGCCAGTCGGCGGGGGTGGCGATGGGGTTGGCGTCGGTGGCCTGGAGGGCGTCGATGACGCGGACGATCTCGTCGAAGTTGCGGCCTACCGACTTGGGGTAGGTGAGCATGAGGCGGAGCTTGTTGTCGGGGTCGACGATGAACACGGACCGCACGGTGGAGGTGTCGCCCTCGCCGGGGTGGATCATGTCGTAGAGCTCGGCGATGCGGTGGTCGGGGTCGGCCACGATCGGGAAGTTGAGGGGGGTTCCGGTGACCTCGCCGATGTCGGGGGCCCACTTGTGGTGCTCCTCGATGGGGTCGATGGACAGGGCCATGGCCTTGGTGTTGCGCTTGGCGAACTCGCTCTGCAGCGCAGCGGTGCGACCGAGCTCGGTGGTGCACACCGGGGTGAAGTCGGCCGGGTGGCTGAAGAACACCGCCCACGAGCCCTTCTTCCAGTCGTGGAACGAGATCTCGCCATCGGTGGTCATGGCGGTGAAATCGGGGGCTTCGTCCCCGAGGTG
This genomic stretch from Microthrixaceae bacterium harbors:
- a CDS encoding peroxiredoxin, with translation MPALHLGDEAPDFTAMTTDGEISFHDWKKGSWAVFFSHPADFTPVCTTELGRTAALQSEFAKRNTKAMALSIDPIEEHHKWAPDIGEVTGTPLNFPIVADPDHRIAELYDMIHPGEGDTSTVRSVFIVDPDNKLRLMLTYPKSVGRNFDEIVRVIDALQATDANPIATPADWRPGDRVIVAMAVSTEDAKKQFDNVEEFKPYLRYADAPQ
- a CDS encoding N-terminal phage integrase SAM-like domain-containing protein, producing the protein MNGYVAQRRGRFYAVIYEGRDPVTGKEIRRWHPAGTDRAEAEKLATKLAAAETKRVGAVRSLTFGAYLTSQWLPAKRLHLATSTYRGYERNVQRHILPALGRTSIRRLRYQQIESLYEALLHPETGRGLAPKTVYEIHLVIRGALADAHRRGLVTRNVALVARAPKRGCPVCC
- a CDS encoding site-specific integrase encodes the protein MRTAAGHRFFPIYWLTAMTGMRRNEVLGLKWSDLDATKKRLHLNRGLVAVGYEVHQTRGKTKTARRVIELDATTIAVLEGWRAYQAAEFAAVGISESDDWVFTDGDGEPVHPHAVYEAFRRIVHNAGVPTMRFHDLRHTHGSLLIKEGVPVKVVSERLGHAHIAHTLETYQHVLPGMQEDAARTAERLADPRPTAKKPKNPTKRPGKTPVERRGNNRRKAA
- a CDS encoding IS256 family transposase, which produces MKNVDGLAVRLVDQADAALAQMPTELAVTLTDIASACREGLMAVAVEAGLATAVAIMADEAAGLCGGWNARDPERTHVRGGTTASSVVMGGQRLPIRRPRVRAADGSGEVPLESFGVFAQGDLLNATIMERMLAGVATRSFERVADPIGETQRAKARSTSKSTVSRRFVSGTKKALDSLLARDLSGLDAAVLMVDGADFAGAMCVVALVVTADGTKVPVGLRLGDTENATVVKALLADLVDRGLDASGGLLVVIDGAKALASAVASVFGDLALVQRCQIHKRRNVTDHLPKTAREAVDARLRGAFADPDPDAGLRKAKALAAELDKTHPDAAGSLREGLEQMFTVRRLGIDGTLARTLVCTNMIESMISIARTTTRNVKRWRNEGDMRRRWCAAGLLEAEKKFRRVRGHAQMPHLVAALARHAETVIPPCKTDQSESNAA